The proteins below come from a single Epinephelus moara isolate mb chromosome 19, YSFRI_EMoa_1.0, whole genome shotgun sequence genomic window:
- the wipf1b gene encoding WAS/WASL-interacting protein family member 1 produces MPAPPPPPPPGPPPPPTFAAANTEKPALNRSEQHGRSALLTDICKGARLKKAVTNDRSGPQLDKPKGGGGGGGGGGGGGGGGGGGGGGGFGGGAPAGLGGLFAGGMPKLRSAASSGKNDSGPSRGPVLPPGGRSCGPSPFGGGGGSAGPPKLPGAPAGGRGNVPDLPKGRPNLSSRQDTPGGPPPPVPNTPRPNQSFQPRGGPSPPSLPAAPRPSPASGPPPPSLPPGRHGPLPPPPGGSSPGPRPGFSAPPPPPPNSSRPSLPPAPGGRPPLPDDRPPPPPLGGHRPSMPRDVPPPPPSVNSKPSSSVSSSPASRPSVGGGAPPLPPGRPGPPPLPPTPAGGDDHSTPRLPQRNLSLNSHGPAPPHGRTGPLPPPPNERPPSLGRNQSSQRTGPLPPPPPSGRSIGGGSVRSSPAPSPIGRPGPEPPRGGPGGRPPLPPDRPGTGGAPPPPQPPMGNGFQNSHHNQIQDEWECRFTFHPVSDFPPPEPYVPFPKTYPSKIAKTDGRGSGKKERGAPPLPPVPR; encoded by the exons ATGCCagcccctcctcccccaccacccccagggcctccccctcctcccaccTTTGCTGCT gccaACACAGAGAAGCCTGCTCTGAACCGTTCAGAGCAGCACGGAAGGAGCGCTCTGCTGACCGACATCTGTAAAGGCGCCAGATTAAAGAAGGCTGTCACCAATGACCGCAGTGGACCTCAACTGGACA AACccaaaggaggaggaggaggaggtggaggcggtggtggtggtggtggaggaggaggaggaggaggaggaggaggttttgGAGGTGGGGCTCCTGCTGGTTTAGGAGGCCTGTTTGCAGGAGGGATGCCAAAACTGAGGTCTGCAGCAAGCAGTGGTAAAAATG ACTCAGGACCCAGCCGAGGGCCCGTGCTCCCTCCAGGAGGCCGCTCTTGTGGGCCCAGCCCCTTCGGTGGCGGTGGAGGCTCCGCTGGCCCGCCCAAACTCCCAGGCGCCCCTGCTGGTGGCCGTGGCAACGTCCCTGACCTCCCAAAGGGCCGGCCAAATCTCTCCTCCAGACAAGACACTCCGGGAGGCCCCCCTCCTCCTGTGCCCAACACTCCTCGACCAAACCAGAGCTTCCAGCCTCGTGGGGGTCCGTCTCCGCCGTCACTCCCTGCAGCACCCAGGCCCAGCCCGGCCTCCGGACCTCCACCTCCCAGTCTTCCACCAGGGAGACACGGACCTCTCCCTCCACCACCAGGAGGCTCCTCACCTGGACCAAGACCGGGATTCTCTGCACCTCCTCCCCCACCCCCAAACAGCAGCCGACCTTCCTTACCCCCTGCTCCTGGAGGGAGGCCCCCACTTCCTGACGACCggcccccaccaccaccactaggAGGTCATCGCCCATCTATGCCCCGCGATGTGCCCccgcctcctccctctgtcAACTCCAAGCCTTCCTCCTCCgtctcctcctcccctgccTCTCGTCCCTCAGTTGGTGGGGGTGCGCCTCCTCTCCCGCCGGGCCGACCAGgtccccctcctctcccaccCACCCCAGCTGGTGGGGACGACCACAGCACCCCTCGTCTGCCCCAGAGGAACCTGTCACTCAACAG CCATGGTCCAGCTCCGCCCCACGGTCGGACAGgacctctccctcctccaccaaACGAGAGACCGCCATCTCTTGGAAGGAACCAGTCGTCACAACGAACAG ggcctcttcctccccctcctccctcaggTCGTAGCATAGGTGGGGGCAGTGTGAGGTCATCGCCAGCTCCTTCTCCTATTGGTCGGCCAGGCCCTGAGCCTCCTCGCGGGGGACCTGGCGGGAgacctcccctccctccggaCAGGCCGGGGACAGGAGgggcccctcctcctcctcaaccacCCATGGGTAACGGCTTCCAGAACTCTCACCACAACCAGATACAGG ATGAGTGGGAGTGTCGCTTCACTTTCCATCCGGTGTCAGACTTTCCTCCACCTGAGCCCTACGTGCCCTTCCCCAAGACCTACCCCAGCAAGATCGCCAAGACTGACGGCAGAG GTTCTGGCAAAAAGGAGAGAggtgctcctcctcttcctcccgtACCCAGGTGA